The Eublepharis macularius isolate TG4126 chromosome 3, MPM_Emac_v1.0, whole genome shotgun sequence genome has a window encoding:
- the ZDHHC23 gene encoding palmitoyltransferase ZDHHC23 isoform X2, which translates to MGVAEEGRSALDSAAEFLHFLRLTEDGGFPPRFCCLGIAAAQGGRGGAMKPPKKKPKGLEVEDPLCCCEYLDRTGERSHLAACLCNCEDLDECSERWLTCRPLPPGILERIADTFTDRFRFPWLRGAVKIDISLLPPIILLPVFLHIAALHLLLAVVILISLPVLVLWYYYLTHRKKGRTLFFLSLGLFSLGYMYFVFLQEVVPQGHVEHSQVMLLTCGLILMLVALSQAKRDPGYLCCQMSSDKALCQDNSNIVPSWNGLGNANGLYRAALSGVATNSHTESQLKKEAGGGMEDWCPKCRLVRPARAGHCRICGRCVKRLDHHCVWINSCVGEHNHQAFILALSLFLLTSLYGISLTLDTICKGKATVKALFYCPGVYADYSSALSFTCVWYCTIVTSGMGYVLLIQLLNISYNVTEREARIALRDSSGRRLFCGMAVDTGQYNRGFLRNWIQFITLGSSTPQHSTEAIV; encoded by the exons ATGGGGGTTGCCGAAGAAGGGAGGAGCGCTTTGGACTCGGCCGCGGAATTCTTGCATTTTCTGCGGCTGACTGAG GATGGTGGGTTTCCCCCCCGCTTTTGCTGTCTAGGTATTGCGGCTGcccaaggaggaagaggaggcgcgATGAAACCTCCCAAAAAGAAACCTAAAGGTCTCGAGGTGGAGGATCCCCTCTGTTGCTGCGAGTACCTCGACCGGACGGGGGAGAGGAGCCACCTGGCGGCCTGCCTTTGTAACTGTGAGGACCTCGATGAGTGCAGTGAAAG GTGGCTGACTTGCAGACCTTTGCCCCCTGGGATTTTAGAGAGAATTGCAGACACCTTCACGGACCGCTTTCGCTTCCCATGGCTTAGAGGTGCTGTGAAGATTGATATCAGCCTCCTTCCACCCATTATACTGCTGCCTGTCTTCCTTCACATAGCAGCCTTGCACCTCCTCCTGGCTGTCGTCATCCTGATATCACTTCCTGTACTGGTGCTGTGGTACTACTACCTCACACACAGGAAGAAGGGCCGAACTCTCTTCTTCTTGAGTCTGGGGCTTTTTTCCCTGGGCTATATGTACTTTGTGTTCCTCCAGGAAGTGGTTCCCCAAGGCCATGTGGAACACAGCCAGGTGATGCTTCTCACCTGTGGTTTAATCCTCATGCTTGTGGCTCTGTCTCAAGCCAAGAGAGACCCTGGCTACCTTTGCTGCCAAATGAGCAGTGACAAAGCACTTTGTCAAGACAATAGCAACATCGTCCCAAGTTGGAATGGCCTGGGGAACGCCAATGGGCTTTACAGAGCAGCTCTGTCTGGCGTTGCTACAAACAGTCACACTGAGAGCCAGCTGAAAAAGGAGGCAGGTGGGGGCATGGAGGACTGGTGCCCCAAGTGTCGGCTTGTTAGGCCTGCTCGAGCTGGCCACTGCCGGATATGTGGCAGGTGTGTGAAGAGACTGGACCACCACTGTGTCTG GATTAACAGCTGTGTTGGAGAACACAACCACCAAGCCTTTATCCTcgctctctcccttttcctgctcaCCTCACTATATGGGATTTCTTTAACTTTGGACACCATTTGCAAGGGAAAAGCTACCGTCAAGGCGCTGTTTTACTGCCCTGGGGTCTATGCAGACTACAG TTCTGCACTGTCATTCACCTGTGTATGGTATTGCACCATTGTGACCTCTGGAATGGGCTACGTCCTCCTCATTCAGCTCTTGAACATCAGCTACAATGTGACAGAGAGGGAAGCTCGGATAGCCTTGCGGGATAGTTCTGGGCGTAGACTGTTTTGTGGGATGGCAGTTGACACAGGTCAATACAATCGGGGCTTCCTGCGCAACTGGATCCAGTTCATTACTTTGGGCTCCTCCACACCACAGCACTCAACTGAAGCCATTGTTTAG
- the ZDHHC23 gene encoding palmitoyltransferase ZDHHC23 isoform X1, protein MGVAEEGRSALDSAAEFLHFLRLTEVAGVQEEPWVGWKRQDGGFPPRFCCLGIAAAQGGRGGAMKPPKKKPKGLEVEDPLCCCEYLDRTGERSHLAACLCNCEDLDECSERWLTCRPLPPGILERIADTFTDRFRFPWLRGAVKIDISLLPPIILLPVFLHIAALHLLLAVVILISLPVLVLWYYYLTHRKKGRTLFFLSLGLFSLGYMYFVFLQEVVPQGHVEHSQVMLLTCGLILMLVALSQAKRDPGYLCCQMSSDKALCQDNSNIVPSWNGLGNANGLYRAALSGVATNSHTESQLKKEAGGGMEDWCPKCRLVRPARAGHCRICGRCVKRLDHHCVWINSCVGEHNHQAFILALSLFLLTSLYGISLTLDTICKGKATVKALFYCPGVYADYSSALSFTCVWYCTIVTSGMGYVLLIQLLNISYNVTEREARIALRDSSGRRLFCGMAVDTGQYNRGFLRNWIQFITLGSSTPQHSTEAIV, encoded by the exons ATGGGGGTTGCCGAAGAAGGGAGGAGCGCTTTGGACTCGGCCGCGGAATTCTTGCATTTTCTGCGGCTGACTGAGGTGGCTGGAGTGCAAGAAGAGCCGTGGGTTGGGTGGAAGCGACAG GATGGTGGGTTTCCCCCCCGCTTTTGCTGTCTAGGTATTGCGGCTGcccaaggaggaagaggaggcgcgATGAAACCTCCCAAAAAGAAACCTAAAGGTCTCGAGGTGGAGGATCCCCTCTGTTGCTGCGAGTACCTCGACCGGACGGGGGAGAGGAGCCACCTGGCGGCCTGCCTTTGTAACTGTGAGGACCTCGATGAGTGCAGTGAAAG GTGGCTGACTTGCAGACCTTTGCCCCCTGGGATTTTAGAGAGAATTGCAGACACCTTCACGGACCGCTTTCGCTTCCCATGGCTTAGAGGTGCTGTGAAGATTGATATCAGCCTCCTTCCACCCATTATACTGCTGCCTGTCTTCCTTCACATAGCAGCCTTGCACCTCCTCCTGGCTGTCGTCATCCTGATATCACTTCCTGTACTGGTGCTGTGGTACTACTACCTCACACACAGGAAGAAGGGCCGAACTCTCTTCTTCTTGAGTCTGGGGCTTTTTTCCCTGGGCTATATGTACTTTGTGTTCCTCCAGGAAGTGGTTCCCCAAGGCCATGTGGAACACAGCCAGGTGATGCTTCTCACCTGTGGTTTAATCCTCATGCTTGTGGCTCTGTCTCAAGCCAAGAGAGACCCTGGCTACCTTTGCTGCCAAATGAGCAGTGACAAAGCACTTTGTCAAGACAATAGCAACATCGTCCCAAGTTGGAATGGCCTGGGGAACGCCAATGGGCTTTACAGAGCAGCTCTGTCTGGCGTTGCTACAAACAGTCACACTGAGAGCCAGCTGAAAAAGGAGGCAGGTGGGGGCATGGAGGACTGGTGCCCCAAGTGTCGGCTTGTTAGGCCTGCTCGAGCTGGCCACTGCCGGATATGTGGCAGGTGTGTGAAGAGACTGGACCACCACTGTGTCTG GATTAACAGCTGTGTTGGAGAACACAACCACCAAGCCTTTATCCTcgctctctcccttttcctgctcaCCTCACTATATGGGATTTCTTTAACTTTGGACACCATTTGCAAGGGAAAAGCTACCGTCAAGGCGCTGTTTTACTGCCCTGGGGTCTATGCAGACTACAG TTCTGCACTGTCATTCACCTGTGTATGGTATTGCACCATTGTGACCTCTGGAATGGGCTACGTCCTCCTCATTCAGCTCTTGAACATCAGCTACAATGTGACAGAGAGGGAAGCTCGGATAGCCTTGCGGGATAGTTCTGGGCGTAGACTGTTTTGTGGGATGGCAGTTGACACAGGTCAATACAATCGGGGCTTCCTGCGCAACTGGATCCAGTTCATTACTTTGGGCTCCTCCACACCACAGCACTCAACTGAAGCCATTGTTTAG
- the ZDHHC23 gene encoding palmitoyltransferase ZDHHC23 isoform X3, with amino-acid sequence MKPPKKKPKGLEVEDPLCCCEYLDRTGERSHLAACLCNCEDLDECSERWLTCRPLPPGILERIADTFTDRFRFPWLRGAVKIDISLLPPIILLPVFLHIAALHLLLAVVILISLPVLVLWYYYLTHRKKGRTLFFLSLGLFSLGYMYFVFLQEVVPQGHVEHSQVMLLTCGLILMLVALSQAKRDPGYLCCQMSSDKALCQDNSNIVPSWNGLGNANGLYRAALSGVATNSHTESQLKKEAGGGMEDWCPKCRLVRPARAGHCRICGRCVKRLDHHCVWINSCVGEHNHQAFILALSLFLLTSLYGISLTLDTICKGKATVKALFYCPGVYADYSSALSFTCVWYCTIVTSGMGYVLLIQLLNISYNVTEREARIALRDSSGRRLFCGMAVDTGQYNRGFLRNWIQFITLGSSTPQHSTEAIV; translated from the exons ATGAAACCTCCCAAAAAGAAACCTAAAGGTCTCGAGGTGGAGGATCCCCTCTGTTGCTGCGAGTACCTCGACCGGACGGGGGAGAGGAGCCACCTGGCGGCCTGCCTTTGTAACTGTGAGGACCTCGATGAGTGCAGTGAAAG GTGGCTGACTTGCAGACCTTTGCCCCCTGGGATTTTAGAGAGAATTGCAGACACCTTCACGGACCGCTTTCGCTTCCCATGGCTTAGAGGTGCTGTGAAGATTGATATCAGCCTCCTTCCACCCATTATACTGCTGCCTGTCTTCCTTCACATAGCAGCCTTGCACCTCCTCCTGGCTGTCGTCATCCTGATATCACTTCCTGTACTGGTGCTGTGGTACTACTACCTCACACACAGGAAGAAGGGCCGAACTCTCTTCTTCTTGAGTCTGGGGCTTTTTTCCCTGGGCTATATGTACTTTGTGTTCCTCCAGGAAGTGGTTCCCCAAGGCCATGTGGAACACAGCCAGGTGATGCTTCTCACCTGTGGTTTAATCCTCATGCTTGTGGCTCTGTCTCAAGCCAAGAGAGACCCTGGCTACCTTTGCTGCCAAATGAGCAGTGACAAAGCACTTTGTCAAGACAATAGCAACATCGTCCCAAGTTGGAATGGCCTGGGGAACGCCAATGGGCTTTACAGAGCAGCTCTGTCTGGCGTTGCTACAAACAGTCACACTGAGAGCCAGCTGAAAAAGGAGGCAGGTGGGGGCATGGAGGACTGGTGCCCCAAGTGTCGGCTTGTTAGGCCTGCTCGAGCTGGCCACTGCCGGATATGTGGCAGGTGTGTGAAGAGACTGGACCACCACTGTGTCTG GATTAACAGCTGTGTTGGAGAACACAACCACCAAGCCTTTATCCTcgctctctcccttttcctgctcaCCTCACTATATGGGATTTCTTTAACTTTGGACACCATTTGCAAGGGAAAAGCTACCGTCAAGGCGCTGTTTTACTGCCCTGGGGTCTATGCAGACTACAG TTCTGCACTGTCATTCACCTGTGTATGGTATTGCACCATTGTGACCTCTGGAATGGGCTACGTCCTCCTCATTCAGCTCTTGAACATCAGCTACAATGTGACAGAGAGGGAAGCTCGGATAGCCTTGCGGGATAGTTCTGGGCGTAGACTGTTTTGTGGGATGGCAGTTGACACAGGTCAATACAATCGGGGCTTCCTGCGCAACTGGATCCAGTTCATTACTTTGGGCTCCTCCACACCACAGCACTCAACTGAAGCCATTGTTTAG